CGCGCGGGTCACCTGGATGCCGCGCGGGCAGGCCTCCGTGCAGTTAAAAATCGTATGGCAGCGCCACACCCCATCAACGCTCGCCATAATTTTCAGCCGCTCTTCCGTCCCTTCGTCACGGCTGTCAAAAATAAAGCGGTGCGCATTGACGATGGCGGCAGGACCGACGTATTGTCCGTTAACCCAGTATGATGGACAGGAACTCGTGCAGGCACCGCAAAGAATGCACTTGGTCGTGTCATCAAACCGCTCCCGCTCCTCGGGTGATTGCAGGCGCTCCTTTTCAGGCGCGGGAGAGTGAGCAATGAAATAGGCTTTGACATTTTTATTGATTTGAAAGAAGCGTTCCATATCTACAATCAAGTCTTTTAAAACCGGAAATGCCGGTAGAGGCTCGACCGTGATGCGCTTCCCCAGGTTCCGCAAAAGTAGCTTACATGCCAGAGCATTATGTCCGTTGATTTGCATAGCGTCGGAGCCACAGACGCCGTGGGCGCACGACCGGCGATAGGACAGGGTGCCGTCGATATACCACTTGACATAGTTGAGCGCGTCTAATAGCCGGTCTGTGGGTTCTGCCGGGACCGTGTACTCACCCCACCAGGGCTTGCGGTCTTTCTCGGGATTGAACCGCTTGATTCTTAAGTGTATTTTCAAATTCCACTTCCTCCAGCGAGCGCGAACCGTCGCTGATCATGATTATTTCAGCAATTTGCGAGCCAAATGCTGCCGCACAATCGACCCTTCATCACAATGATATCCCCGAATTGCCTGAATCGCGTGAAGGCGCAGAAAAGACGACGCACTGCCATTCAATCCTATGTTGGCCACCCGGCGCGCGATCTCAAAACTCGAGCGCAAAACGCAAGGCCTTCATCCGACTTTTGTCCTTGAGCAGTTCTGCGTCCAGTGCCACTCTAGAAACCGTCCGCCACTGTGCGCAACATAGAGGGCGCTGGTTGTGTTATTGCCACTATCAACAAGATACGCTCAGCGTGTTTATCTTTTCTCCCCAAATCATCGAAATATCCATCTAGGCCAGCACGAAGCTGTAAAGACGGAAGCTTCTTCGCAGAGCGAGCTTGACAGCGGCGTCAGCATGGCTTTGGAGTTGCGGCAGGTCGCGGAGACGAGTCCGAAGGCGCCCGGAATTTACCTTTTCAGGACAAGAGACGGAATGCCCCTTTACGTGGGGAAAGCAAAGTCGCTCCGGCACCGACTCAGTTCATATTTCCGTCCCGCACCGGATCCAGAAAGCAGAGTAGCGCATCTGCTTACCTCGACCCGGATGATCGAAACCCTCGTCACAAACACGGAACAGGAAGCGCTTGACCTGGAAAATCGACTGATTAAGCAAATCCAGCCACGCTATAATGTTTTGCTGCGGGATGACAAGACCTACCCTTACGTAAAACTGGCAGAAGTCAGGCCGTTTCCTCAGTTGAGTGTAGCGCGGCGCATGGAACCTGACGGCGCTTCCTATTACGGACCGTTCATTCCGGCCGGACTTGCATACCAAATCATCAAGGTTTTACGCCGATATTTCGACTTCCCCGGCAGCAGCCGTGCGCCAAGCGAACCCGGAAAGAGCAGGAAGGCACCCTTGGTAGCTGCCGCAGGAGCAATAATTTATCAGGACGACGTGAGAAAGGTACGCGGTTTGCTCCAAGGCCACACGGAGGAAGCCATTAAAGACGTCTCCCGGCGAATGCTCCTTGCTTCCGATGAGTACCGCTTTGAGGAGGCAAACCGCCTTTGGAGCTGCATTCGTGTTCTCGAAAAAATGCGCGAGCAGGCAAATGCTGCGCGCATTCCGCTGCAAGACATCGATGTTGCCGGAGTTTACGGCCAAGAGCTGCGGATCGCGCTGGAGTTGTTCCAATTCCGGAGCGGGCGACTCGTGAAGCGGCATGAGTGGGTCTGCGAAAACCGGCTGGGCATGCCTATCGATGAGATGCTCACGTTCATGTTTCACCGTCTTTATCGAGCGGGCTCTGGTTTGCCCGCCGAAATCTATTTGCCAGCTCACTTGAGGCAGAGAAAAATTCTGGAGCGGGCGCTTTCCAATAGGGACATAAGGAAGATCCGGAGCGTGACGCCGAGTGATGGCAGCGGCCGTTCCTGGCTCAAAATGGCGAACCGGAATGCGCGGATTTTCTTCGAGGATGGGGTCCGAGAACCCCGGCGGCCGAATAGATTGTCCACCGCGGCTTAAAAAGCAAAAGGAGCCTGCTCCATGCCTCCGAAACCTGGGCAAAACAACGGCTTGGCCCATCTAGAATGCAGCCGTTCCGTTGCAGAAACAATGAATTAAGAAAGCTTCGGCATCAAAATCTTTGGTTGTCACGCCTGCCCGCAGCTCACTTTTTGACAGCTTCGACGGGCAAGCCTGCGCGCTGCCAGGCTTTGAAGCCACCTCGCAAGGCGTAAACATCCTCGAATCCGCGTTCTTTCAATTCCCGCGCCACACGGGCGCTCGTCTTCTCGCCGCTTCAAGTGCAATATGTCACGAGCGTGCGTCCCCGCGGCAACTCTTTTGCTCCCACCTCCAGGTTCTTCATGGACACATGAATCGCCCCCGGCACCTGCTGGGGATTCCGGGTGAGTGCTGTCGCGCTGCGCGCGTCCACAAAAACCAATTGCCTTATTTGCTTCCGCGCCTGGTCGAGGCTGATGCGCCGGACGAGGGATTTTGTTTGAGCTGGCATCTTTTTAACCCTCCGCTGCTTCCTGGGTCAAAAATTAATTTCCTGAATGCGGCTTGGTTTCAGAGCTTCCCGCGGACCAGCGGTTATTGCCGGAAGAATCTGCTTTGTGACTCAGCAATGCTAAAAGCAGTCCATCGCGCCCTCGCTCCTCAGAATGACGAGGCGTGACGGCTTGGAACAACCCACGAGCGAACTTCGCATCATAGGGGCTCGTTTCCGGCAAATTGTTAATTCCCCGGAGGCGCCACAGTCAGTAGAAAGGCGCTCTCCTCGACGCCTTCGACATCGTGGGTCACTGTGCGGTCCAAGGTAAGCATCTTGCCCAGCGGAAGATCAAAGAGCCTTCCCTCGGCGTGCATGCGGATGTGTCCGCGTAACGTTTGCACGCATATTCGACCCGGGTTGTGATGCTCCGGGATGCGCGCGCCTGCCTTGATGGCCCGCAACGTGACCTGTAAATCGGGATAACGAATCAGAACCTTGCGCGCATTGCCGCTTGGCCACTCAGAGCTCTGATGGAGCTCCGCGAGTTCTTTCTCCAGGTCGAACTCCGTCGAGTGCGCTTGTGCTGCCGCTGAAGACGCCGTTGAACCAGCGTGCTGAGAATGGTTTTCAAATAACACGAATGACCCTCCTGTAATCTCAGGATACCGCCCGGTTAATGCTTCACGGGACGGCCTAGCTTTTGTTCCACATGAGCGACCGCGGTCGCTAGCAAATCGGTGCGGCCGGCGTAGTCGTCGAGCCGGATTAGGATCAAAACACGGTCCGTCTTTTTGCGAATGTCGGTGTGGCACTTTTTTGCGATCCCCATCAGTTGGTCCCACGATCCCTCAACGAGCGTTCCGAAGGCCGTGACCTGATACGGCAGTCCACTCTCACCGATGAAACCCACTAGCTCTGAGATGTCTGCACTGATTGAACGTTTGCCGCCAAGAGGAATAACTGTTAATTCCATCAACATAGCCATCTCCCCGAAGCACGCGCGTCGCCGCCGGTCGCTACCGCCGTTGTTTGCGAGCATTCGCGCTTCCAAAAGGCAAGCCTGAACGCCGAGAACGCGTAAGGATAGCGGCATCAACCGGATTGCTCGCCGGGCTCGGCGAGGTCGAGCAAGCGCCGCAACGAACGCACGGCTCGCTTCTGCTTTATCTGAGTCACTTCCGACGATATTTCGACAGTCCGCAGATTTTTTCAAACTCAGGGCGCCCCGGCTGAAGATTTTCGAGTCATCATATAGGACTCTTCGAATCCGCGCCAGTTATAGCTATGCGGGCTCCGGGCCAGAGGTGGAGAATTTGGCCGAAAACTTGCCTGCATTTTTACGTTGGTATTTTCACTCGTGAGGCGGTATCGATATGAAGGTCACAGTGCATTCAAAGCTCGGCCCAAGGTCATTGGACTTCCCCGGCAATCCCACAGTTGCCGAGGTGCTGAAGAAAACGTTCGAGACTCTCGATCTCCCTCCCCGGCGCCATTACGGCTTGCTTCTTTCCGGCAATGCCACCACCCCGTTGCGCCCCGACCGAACCCTCGGTTCGTACGATATCCGCGAGGGTTCCACGTTGTATCTCACCATCACGCGTTGTGGCATGGCAGATGGAAATGGCGCAGAAAATGCCAGCTTCGGATCCGGCGAGTCGCCTGAGTGGACCTAGCAGGGTTCTCCAAAAAACCAGCTTGTTGTGTTGAACCTGATCGTGCCGTCCTTCTGAGGAGGAAAGCGATAAGTAATCTGCTTTCCCAATCGACGAAACGAACGGCAGGTCCTTCGGGCCGGAAGCTGCCGCCGGCTCTCGAAGCGACACGATGACAAGTTCCCGTCTTGAAATGCGCCAGGGACTAGGGACGCAGCTCAAAGCGGCTGCCTGGGCCGGTATTGCCATTTTGGCAGAAGTGCCAATCCTACGGCTTCGGCCCTGAATCGTTGGGCAACGACAAAGAAGAGAAAATTTCATCCTATCGAGTTCGTATCAGCAGGTTAGCAGTCAGCAATCAATCCGCTCTTCTTTGGCCCCTGCCTTGCTGAAACAAATTGTGAGTTCGCAGGCAGACTGAGCTCTATAACCTGCGAGAGGCGTCGTTGAATAGCAAATCGATTCCGATCCCAGCTTTTGAACGAAAGATGCCAATCCTGATCGCGCCGCCTGTTTTCTCCAGCACAGAGCAGGTCTTTCACAGCCGTGCGGGTCTGCTTGCCAGGATGGTTCGGCGGGTCTTGCGCCATCCGGCGGACACTGAAGATATCGTGCGACAAAGCTTTGTCAACGCCCTGGCCCATCTCAATTTGTTCCGTGCGGATTCGGCTCTCAACACCTGGTTCGCTCGGATTGTTATTAATAATGAAGAGGTAAGATATGTACACCTTAATAATCCGGATCGCGGCCGTTGCCGCTTTTCTAATTGTCACGAGTGCCGTGCTTGCTTCGACGGCCATGGCAGTTACGTACGGTGCCAGGTGCGTGTCTTCGTCGCTCAAGGGCGTCCGGCATGAGCCGAGCCTGGCGATGCGGGTGAAGTCAAGACCTTGGGCGAATCAGGCAACCCTGCGAGATCTCTCGAAAGGAGCGAAAGTATGAGCACAGCACAAATAACATGGCCGGTTTTTAAAATTAAGCTGCTGGACCGCAGCGAAGTCGCACAAGACACGATGGCGTTCCGATTCGAGCGCCCGGCGGGATGGAATTTTAAGGCGGGGCAATTTGTGGATATCACGGCGCTCGACCCGCCGGAAACAGACTCGGAAGGCAACGTGCGAGGTTTCTCGGTTGCGAGCTCCCCCTATGAGGATACTCTGATGGTGGCGACCCGCATGCGGAATACTGCTTTCAAGCGCGTACTAGCTGCATTACCTCTCCAGACGGAGTTCAAAATCGAGGGACCGTTCGGCAACTTGGTGCTTCACAATAACGCCAGGAAGCCCGCCATTCTGCTCGCCGGAGGCATTGGGATCACGCCTTTCCGCAGCATCGTGCGACACGCAGCACACGAGAAGCTGCCCCACCAGATCTACTTGTTCTACTCGAACTATCGCCCCGAGGATGCTCCTTTCCTCGAAGAACTCGGCGACCTGGAAAAGCAAAATCTGAACTATCACTTTATTCCCACCATGACTGCGATGGAGCGCTCCGAGCGCCCGTGGTCAGGGGAAAGGGGTTTTATCAATGCGCAGATGCTCGCGAAGCATTTGAGGGTGGCTGCGCCGTCGGACCCGCCCGTCGCTGAGGCGATCTATTACATTGCAGGACCGCCCGGCATGGTGGCTGCCCTGCGGAAAATGCTGGCCGATTGGGGCGTGGACGAAGATAATATCCGGACTGAGGAGTTCGCGGGATATTAGATGGATGTCACAGCCAAAGATGCAGGGTTTGGAAGTTCGGGTATAAGTCGAGCCGGCAGCGCTGCAACCGGTCAAAGCTCTGTCGAGCCTGTCTCCCGCAAGAGGGCCGCTGATGTTTTGATGCTGGTGACCACCTTTTGCTGGGCTAGCAATATCATTGCAGGAAAAGAGGCGTTGCGAGGCTTCTCACCTCTGGCGCTCGCGCAATTGAGGATGTTGCTGGCGGCGCTTTGTTATGGGGCCATGTTTCTTTTCTGGCCCAACCGGCCTCGGCTGCGCTTGACCCCGCAGCAATGGCTGCTGCTGGGGCTCATGGCTTTCACAGGGATTACCCTAAACCAGATTTGCTATCTGGGCGGCCTGGCGCGCACTTCTGTGACTCATACGGGCCTGCTCCAGGCCGTCGGCCCTATCATGGTCCTGCTTCTCGCTGCCATGATCGGCCGCGAGAAGCTGACGATTCAGAATTGCGCCGGGATGATGATTGCCTTTGGCGGCGTAGCCATCTTGCTGATTGGCAAAGCGGGCGCGGCCAACGGCGCGCATTGGAGCGGAGACTTGTTCCTGCTAGGGGCGGGGGCCGCGTTCGCGTTCTACACCATCCTGATGAAAGATGTCGCTGACGATTATGATCCCCTGACCCTGAGCACGCTGGTTTTTGGATTAGGCGCCGCGCTTTTGGTTCCTTTCTCGTTGCGCTCAATCGCTGCTGTCGAATGGCAGATGGTTCCTCTTCGTGCCTGGGCGGGCCTGGCTTACATGGTCGTCTTCGGGTCTGTTGTTGCCTATCTCATATTCGCGTTTGCGCTTACGGTTCTTTCCGCTTCCAAAGCCGCGGCATTTTCTTACTTGCAGCCCGTGATGGCCGTGGCGTTGGGAGTCTGGCTCCTTGGGGAACGGATCACGTTGCAGGCGGTCGCGGGCGGTTTTCTAATCCTGCTCGGCGTTTATCTAACGGAACTCCAGAGGGCTCGAAGAAGAAGCGTGGCAAAAGAACTGCAGCCAGTGGGGATACACAGATTGCAAAGTAACAAAGCTGCACTCAGAGAGCTCTATACAGATGCGCAGAGTGAACCAGTTCCGCCCGGGTGCGATGCACCTTGCGAAACAAATAAGGGGCGCCAAGCCATCGAACTGGTCAACCACGCATGGGAGGATTGCAGCGCCCAATTTGGCCACAAGCGGCCAAAGCCAATTCTGGGAATCAAAAAGAGGTGCGCGAGACGCGCCTGCGCGGCAGCAACAAGCGTGCCAACTGTGGCGCCAGGAGAGCCTCATGAACAATGGAAACGGCAATCATCACACGGCAATTTCTCTTCCCGGTTTCGAGGGCGTTCTAACTCTGCCCGGGCAGCCTTTCCCCGCCGCTCCGGAAGGTGACCGCCTGGAAGGCATTATCCGGATGCTCCTCACGGAAATCGGTGTGGATGTTAACAGCGAGCACTTTCGCGAGACGCCAGCGCGGGTCGCGACGTTCTATCGCGAGTTCACGCGTGGCTATAAAACCAACCCTGCCGCAATCCTCAAAACTTTCCGCGCGAAATCCAGCAGCCTGGTGGTGGTTTCTCATATCGATTTCTTTTCCCTCTGCCCGCATCATCTTCTGGTCTACGGCGGAAAGGTCCATTTCGCCTATGTGCCCGATCAGCAGATCGTGGGCGTCTCGAAGATTCCCCGGCTCGTGCACGCGCTGGCCCGCCGCCCGGTAGTCCAGGAGGCCCTGGCTGCGGATATCGCGGATGCGTTCATGTCCGTGGTCAAGCCGCTCGGTTGCGCGGTAAAGGCCATCGGGCATCACGACTGCGTGGCGGCACGCGGTGTCAGGTGCCCGTCCGCAGTGATGACCACGGTGGTCACCCGCGGAATTTTCCAGGAAAAAGAAGCCTTGTGCCGGGAGTTTGATCGCGCCGTGGCCGAGGCGCAGAAATGTACGCGCTAAGTTGAAACCGCGCGCATCTATCTAGTTAAGAATGATACCGAACCGCTCCAAGCCGCGCATCTTTTCCGGAATCCAACCTACCGGCAGTTTGCACTTGGGCAACTACATTGGCGCGGTAAGCCAGTGGGTTAGAAACCAGGATAGCTACGACACCATTTACTGCATCGCCGATCTGCACGCGCTCACCACGCCCGGTTCGCACAGCGATGCACCGATCGCGCAGAAAGTGCGCCACACGGCGGCGCTTTTGCTCGCCTGCGGGGTCGATCCCGCG
The DNA window shown above is from Acidobacteriota bacterium and carries:
- a CDS encoding succinate dehydrogenase iron-sulfur subunit — translated: MKIHLRIKRFNPEKDRKPWWGEYTVPAEPTDRLLDALNYVKWYIDGTLSYRRSCAHGVCGSDAMQINGHNALACKLLLRNLGKRITVEPLPAFPVLKDLIVDMERFFQINKNVKAYFIAHSPAPEKERLQSPEERERFDDTTKCILCGACTSSCPSYWVNGQYVGPAAIVNAHRFIFDSRDEGTEERLKIMASVDGVWRCHTIFNCTEACPRGIQVTRAIGQVKKALLLGPVG
- a CDS encoding FAD-dependent oxidoreductase, which encodes MSTAQITWPVFKIKLLDRSEVAQDTMAFRFERPAGWNFKAGQFVDITALDPPETDSEGNVRGFSVASSPYEDTLMVATRMRNTAFKRVLAALPLQTEFKIEGPFGNLVLHNNARKPAILLAGGIGITPFRSIVRHAAHEKLPHQIYLFYSNYRPEDAPFLEELGDLEKQNLNYHFIPTMTAMERSERPWSGERGFINAQMLAKHLRVAAPSDPPVAEAIYYIAGPPGMVAALRKMLADWGVDEDNIRTEEFAGY
- a CDS encoding DMT family transporter, which gives rise to MDVTAKDAGFGSSGISRAGSAATGQSSVEPVSRKRAADVLMLVTTFCWASNIIAGKEALRGFSPLALAQLRMLLAALCYGAMFLFWPNRPRLRLTPQQWLLLGLMAFTGITLNQICYLGGLARTSVTHTGLLQAVGPIMVLLLAAMIGREKLTIQNCAGMMIAFGGVAILLIGKAGAANGAHWSGDLFLLGAGAAFAFYTILMKDVADDYDPLTLSTLVFGLGAALLVPFSLRSIAAVEWQMVPLRAWAGLAYMVVFGSVVAYLIFAFALTVLSASKAAAFSYLQPVMAVALGVWLLGERITLQAVAGGFLILLGVYLTELQRARRRSVAKELQPVGIHRLQSNKAALRELYTDAQSEPVPPGCDAPCETNKGRQAIELVNHAWEDCSAQFGHKRPKPILGIKKRCARRACAAATSVPTVAPGEPHEQWKRQSSHGNFSSRFRGRSNSARAAFPRRSGR
- a CDS encoding GTP cyclohydrolase I produces the protein MRRVNQFRPGAMHLAKQIRGAKPSNWSTTHGRIAAPNLATSGQSQFWESKRGARDAPARQQQACQLWRQESLMNNGNGNHHTAISLPGFEGVLTLPGQPFPAAPEGDRLEGIIRMLLTEIGVDVNSEHFRETPARVATFYREFTRGYKTNPAAILKTFRAKSSSLVVVSHIDFFSLCPHHLLVYGGKVHFAYVPDQQIVGVSKIPRLVHALARRPVVQEALAADIADAFMSVVKPLGCAVKAIGHHDCVAARGVRCPSAVMTTVVTRGIFQEKEALCREFDRAVAEAQKCTR